The genomic stretch CAGTCACTTCTGCCCCAAGCAACTTTGCATATTGAATTCCAAATGTACCTACACCGCCGCCCGCCCCATTAATCAGTACCTGATAGCCCTTCAATAGCTTTCCTTTATCACGTAATCCTTGTAAGGCGAGAACTGCCGCTTGTGGAATGGCTGCCGCTTGCTCGAAGCTCAAACCTTCTGGCTTCTGTGTCAGTGCTTCTTCGTTAGCACATACATATTCCGCAAACCCTCCCCATCCGCAACCAGAAATGTCTCCGAAAACTTCATCCCCCTGTCGAAAACGTTTGACGGCGGAACCCACAGCGACTACCCGCCCCGCAATGTCCGCGCCTAGGGTGCGGTAACGGGGCTTTCGTAGTCCGCCAAGACGGTTAATATACGGTCTTCCGCGCAGGAGATCCCAGTCCCAGGAATTTACCGATGCTGCATGGACTTCGATTAACACTTCATGGTCCATAGGCTTGGGAATGTCCACCTCTTCAATGCGAAGGACATCAGGCGTTCCGTAGCTCTCATAGACCAGTGCCCTCATTGTACTTGCTCCTAAGTTCACTTGATCGTCTTTATTTATTGTCTCGGTCTTCATTGTGAGTTCCCATCCTTTCTTAAATTAGGACTAAACGTTGATTGGATCCGAATAACACAATTATATGCAACCACCCAAAATATGTAATGTTCCATTCAATACGCCAAGCAAAGATTCTTGGTTTCACTTAGCTATTTTGTTCGTTAGTTGAGCGAAGGTCTGGCTTGCTTAAACGTCAGTATAAACAACTCATCTACTGCCAGGGCCACAGGAGAGTGAAAACCTCAATCTGATTCTATTTTCCCTATTTGTGATACGGTTCACCGCAAATGATCTTAACTATCCTGCCCATAGTTGAGAAAACGGCAGCCATGAATCTGGCTGCCGTTTCTTCGTGTTTATGAAGCAATCGTTCCTCGATAGCTTAATGAGTATTCTTCATTTTAGAAGTCTAGAATTCGTTGGTCAACGTAATAACTTTTCTAATCCGATTTATTCGAATATCTCAATGATACAAGGTAATTGATCCCGATTTTCTTTGCCCGTTTAATTGGTATTTGCCTACGTTTGTATTCTTCAAAACCTAATTTATAATAGAGCTTCATGGCTGGAATATTGGTATCGGCAACTTCTTCAATCAAGTAAGCCTCATATGGTGTATTCTCAAGGGTATGACGAATCATTTGCGAAGCAACACCTTGCCCCCTGAATTCGGCAGCTGTTCCTACAAATTCGATTGAGCCTACACCAGGTAAAGGATTAACAAAGGGAGATTCAAATTCTTTTTTAAGGAAAATACCAGCCATACTTCCTTTTAAAAAGCCTAAATCAAGCCACTGTGTGAATCCCTCGGCGAATATTTCAGATATCCCTTGCCTCGCGTCAAACTCAGCTTGATCAGCTCTAACCACCTTAAGCATGGTATGGTCACTCCCTTTCCTTAAATAGAAATGCGGTGAGGATAGAAGGTGAGGGCATGGTGAATTTGCTCTTTAGTAATACTTTCATCTGAGCCAAACCCTGAATCGATGCATAAAAAAGGGCAGCCATTTCCTGCGCATCACCCGAGTGAAATTCCCCATGCTGCTGACCCTTGCGAATGAGCTGTGTCGTAGAATCAAGCAACCTGGCATTTACCTGGAGGATCTCTTCATAATGTTCTGCAGCTGTGGTAGCTCCCGCTAATAGCGATTGATTAATAAGGATCAGTAGATGAGCTAGTTCCTCCCCATTGATCATGTCAGTGTAGACTTCGTCGACAAACTGTGCCATTAACTTTTTAGGGGAGTGATCGGATTCAAAGATAGTAATATTACGTTTCAATCCTTCAACCGCGTAGGCAACCAATTCGTTAAATAACTGATCCTTCGTTTTGTAATGACGATACAGCAGCCCAATACTAATGCCAGCTGCATCCGCGATATCCTGAACATTCGCGCCGTTCTCATGTTAAGCTATAGTTACCCGATAGTTGAATGACCAACACTATCATCCCTAAGTTTATTGCTGTGCAATCTCCCAGGCATGCCCTGCCGGGTCCGTAAAAGCAGCACTGCGTATTCCCCATGGCCGGTCCATTGGACCGTTAAGTAGAGTAACACCACGTATATTCAATTCGTTACATACTGCATCAACATCATCTACTCGGATGGTAAACTGAAAACGAGATCCTGTTTCTGGGCTTGCGACTGTTCTAGGATGGATCAAACCGTATGCTTCGGAAATACTCAGGAGGTTAATACTCATATTACCGAAGTTGAATACTGCAGAGACATCGTCTTCATATACGGCGGAAATGTCTACTGGCCAAATCTATCCACTCCCGTGCGTTGAGCCACCCAAAGCCGTCATGTCTGACTTTATAATTTGGATTCATCGTATCAACTTTCTCTTCCCACTCTGACATTCTCATTAATACTAAGTTGAGAGTATTATGTGGTTATACATTTGCCCTAAAGACCAAACTCCTTGCTCAGATTTATATCTTAATTGATCTAAGGAATAACACTGCAATTCGCTTTTATATTACTAATGACTTCTTCCTAGTCCCCATCTATAATGTGAATTAATAGCGGACGATTGCATGGATACCATAAAATAAGCAGCTGTGTACCACCCTACATTAAATAATGCATCCTTTTCCTATATAATAAGGATGTAACTCATATTTATAGAAATTGACGAAGAAGAGGCTCATAAAGTATGCAAATATGGTTTAATTACCTTTTTTATAGAGAATAGAGGTGCGAGATGAAGTATGAGATGACATTGGAGCAGCGCGATTATATTATGGGGACACTATCGGAGGAGCAACGTCATTTCCTGCATCATGAGCTGGTTAGAGGCCGGAGAACGTTGTTCGCACGGCAGCTTGCGAGGAAGAAATGCCAGTTCATCCCTGAGGATGCTCAGTTTGAGGATATTGCATCATTTATAGAGGAATGGGACTACATTGGCTTTACAGACAGCGGCGAGGTATCGCCGCATACGAAGTGCGAATGCGGCCGCTCGCTCCGCTACCAGCATCAGGTGCTGCATCTGCCGACGAATACGATCCGTTACTTCGGCATCGAGCATTTGCAGCTGCACACAGGCATTGATGCTAAGGCGATATCAGATATTATGAAGGGCTTTGATGTGCTTGATGGAGAAATGAACGAGATGCTCAGCAAGCATCGCGATGGCTGGCAGCTCGGTCAGCATTTATTTTTGCCGCTGCCCCCTGAGCTGGAGATACCTGTTGATATACAAGCGCATATGGATGCCAAGCTTCCACTGCTCGATAGACAGCTTGCTCGCATTCGCAGCAGACTGCATGAGCTTGATGTTGCCAGCAGAAAAAAGCGGCTCGCAGCCGCTTTAACCTATTTTGATGAGCCTACACCCGCAGCTGCGGAGCAATCTGATGCTGCGCCAATCGGCGAGATTGCTGCACAAGGCTCCTTCGATTTTGACGAATCAGGCGCAAGCCAAAGTTCCTTTAGCTTCGAAGAAACGGTCAGCGGCCAAGGCGCGTTTGTGTTTGAGGATGAGAACAGTCAAGGAGCCTTCGTATTCGACGACGCACCCGAGAGCCAAGGGGCCTTCCTATTCGACGAGCCCGCTCCG from Paenibacillus sp. FSL H8-0548 encodes the following:
- a CDS encoding N-acetyltransferase, producing MLKVVRADQAEFDARQGISEIFAEGFTQWLDLGFLKGSMAGIFLKKEFESPFVNPLPGVGSIEFVGTAAEFRGQGVASQMIRHTLENTPYEAYLIEEVADTNIPAMKLYYKLGFEEYKRRQIPIKRAKKIGINYLVSLRYSNKSD
- a CDS encoding DUF3895 domain-containing protein — its product is MKYEMTLEQRDYIMGTLSEEQRHFLHHELVRGRRTLFARQLARKKCQFIPEDAQFEDIASFIEEWDYIGFTDSGEVSPHTKCECGRSLRYQHQVLHLPTNTIRYFGIEHLQLHTGIDAKAISDIMKGFDVLDGEMNEMLSKHRDGWQLGQHLFLPLPPELEIPVDIQAHMDAKLPLLDRQLARIRSRLHELDVASRKKRLAAALTYFDEPTPAAAEQSDAAPIGEIAAQGSFDFDESGASQSSFSFEETVSGQGAFVFEDENSQGAFVFDDAPESQGAFLFDEPAPLPSPSEPYSPSQDAFAYEEAGKKLGAAAIRESELSSSSSKSSSPFYLPQSAQYVVDDALKYGRISTLALSNFIIEQKLVSDIRMSTGKPAVYIAVAAYLDKLAAAGQCELVTGDSQDRVYTNNKEQH
- a CDS encoding NAD(P)-dependent alcohol dehydrogenase, translating into MRALVYESYGTPDVLRIEEVDIPKPMDHEVLIEVHAASVNSWDWDLLRGRPYINRLGGLRKPRYRTLGADIAGRVVAVGSAVKRFRQGDEVFGDISGCGWGGFAEYVCANEEALTQKPEGLSFEQAAAIPQAAVLALQGLRDKGKLLKGYQVLINGAGGGVGTFGIQYAKLLGAEVTGVDRAEKLEALRSVGADHVLDYTNEDFTASSRRYDLILDVVGNRSIFAIKRALKSGGTYVMVGGPLHRIFQVLLMAPLTAWLEKKKVGVLLHKPNHIDQLVWKSLVEEGQVMPIIDRRYSLKDATQALEYFGEGLVIGKVIISMKPQMHGDKMSLFS